The genomic window AAAGGGGCTGGAACACTGAGGATCTATTGCACATGTACTGCAGATCTGTGCTTTGCTTGAGCAGTCCCAAGAGCAGACAATACCTGACAGCATTTGACAGCTGGTGCATCAATTTCAGAGTGTGTTTGAGGAACCAAAAGGGTTGCCTCCGCCCAGGACCTTCGATCATCCTATACATTTACTGCCAGGTGCTCAGCCAATGAATCTTCGCACCTATCGGTATAGTCCAGCTCAAAAAGATGAAATTGAGCGCCAAGTTAAAGAGGTGCTACAGCAGGGGGTCATCCAATTTAGTTCCAGTCCATTCGCTTTGCCAGTGTTattggtttaaaaaaaaaaggacgaGACTTGGAGGTTCTGTGTGGATTATCACCACCTTAGTGCCATTACCGTCAAACATTGATTCTGTTTACCAATTGAGGATGAGCGAATGGATGAGTTAGCACAAGCTACTTGGTTTACATGCTTGGATCTCAAGGCCGGATATCATCAAATATGGATGAGACCCGAGGATGAGCACAAGACCGCCTTTAAAACACATCAAGGACACTATGAGTTCGAGGTTATGCCTTACGGCTTAACGGAGGCTCTGGTGACATTCCAATGTACTATGAACCGAATTCTCACGCCACTGTTGAGAAGAGGGGTCCTTGTATTTATTGACGATATTCTAGTGTATAGCAGCACACTAGAACAACATAAGCGGCTTCTGCGACAAGTGCTAGAAATTCTGACCGAGCATCAGCTCAAGGTGAAGGTCTCCAAGTGCTCCTTTGCGCAGCAGCGATTGACTTATATTAGACATGTGATCAGTGGTGGGCAAGTGGCAACTGATGGAAAGAACATAGCTACAATGAAAAGATGGCTGGTACCCACCAATGTGAGGGAAGTAAGGAGATTCCTTGGGTTAGCCGGTTATTACCAAAAGTTTGTCAAGGGCTTCGGGGAGATCAGTCGACCTTTAACCAGTCTCTTGAAGAAGAATCAAGTTTTTGTTTGGACAACCGAGGCAGATGAGTCCTTTAGAGCTTTACTGCAAGCTCTCATCACTACCCCCATGCTGGCTTTACCCAACTTCGATAAACAATTTGTGGCGAAGATTGATGCTTCAGATAAGGGCATTGGTGCGGTATTGATGCAAGATGGACATCTAATCGCCTTCCTTAGCAAAGCACTTGGACCGAGGATGCAAAGCATATCTACTTATGAAAAGGAGACATTGGCCATTTTAATGGTGGTTGAGTAGTGGAGACCATGCCTTCAACAATCTGAATTTGTGATCAAAACCCGACCAAAGAAGTATTGTTCATCTCAAGCAGCAAAGAATTAGCACTGTTTGGCAGCAAAAGTTAACGGTCAAGATGTTAGGATTGCAATACCGACTGGTATATAAAAAGGGGGTGGAGAATCGGGGTGCAAACTCCTTGTCCCGATGCAAACATGAAGAGAGTGAGTAGCTGATGGCAATCTCTTCTGCTGTACCAGTGTGGTTGGAGCAAGTCAAAGAAGGGTATCAACAAGACCAGTACTCTAGGCAACTATTATCCAAACTGATGACAGATGGATCTCCACAAGTTATATTCAGTCTGCAAGGAGGAGTGATACGCTATAAAGGGAGAATTTGGGTGGGAAACAATGAGTCTGTACAACAGTTTTTGCTGAAAGCACTACATGATGGAGCTGTAGGAGAGCACTCCGGCGTTGAGGCCACTTTCCAACGCGCTAAGAAGATGTTTGACTGGCCATGAATGAAGGAGACAATCGAATGATATGTTGGGGCATGTGCTATTTGCAAACAAGCTAAGCCAGATCTTGCAAAGTATGCAGGGCTACTCCAACCTCTTCCAGTGCCAGATTACACATGGCAAATGGTAACATTAGATTTCATTGAAGGTTTGCCTCAATCTAGCCGATTCAATTGCATCATGGTAGTGGTTGATAAGTTCTCAAAATATGCACATTTTCTTCCTTTAGCACATCCAATCACCACTCTTCAAGTGACCAAAGTATATATGGATCGGGTCTACAAGTTACATGGTCTCCCAAAGTCCTTGGTCTTTGATCGGTAGGATTTTCACGAGTCCCTTGTGGCGAGAGCTATTACGAATGGCGTAAACTCAATTGAGAATGAGCTTAGCCTATCATCCGAAGACCGATGGACAATTTGAGCGGGTGAATCAATGTCTCAAAACATATTTGCGTTGCTTTGTGCATGCTTGTCTGCGCCAGTGGAGTTCTTAGCTACCGCTAGCTGAATTTTGATACAACATGGTGTATCATAGAATACTTGGCAAGACTCCATTTGAGGTCCTGTATGGTTGGCAGCAGCGTCAATTTGGTATTGTTGATATTTTAGCTTGCTCGGTTCCTGATCTGACTTAATGAATGCATGGTCGGGAGCTCATGAACAATCTTCTAAAGCAGCATCTTACAAGGGTGCAACAAAGGATGAAAAGCCAGGCCAACAAGAAGCGGTCATACAGGGAATTTGCTGTGGGAGAGTGGGCATTCCTGAAGATCTAACCTTACATACAGACTTCAGTGGCCCGCCGATCTAACCATAAATTGGCATTTCGTTACTTTAGAACTTTTCAGGTGTTGCAGAGGGTGGGGGCGGTGGCGTATAGGTTGAAGCTTCCGGACATTTATCGAATCACTTGGTGGTGCACGTGTCCTAGCTGAAGCATGCAGTGCCTCCGTCAGTGCAGAGCGTTGGGGCTTTGCCGGTGATTCCGGACGAACTACAGGAGACTCAAGTATCCGAACAAATACTTCAACGCTGGCTCTATAAGAAATGATCAACCACTGTAGTGCAAGTGTTGGTCCGCTGGTCGGGATTGCCTGAGTCTCTGGCGACCTGGGAGGATCTCCAAGCCTTGAGGCATCGCCTTGCTCTGGTGCCTGCTTGGGGACAAGCAACGTTTGAAGGAGGGGATGTCACCATGAAGGGTTGTTCTGCAGGGGAGCGAAGGGCGCCAAGGAACTAGGACAACGTCCAACCTCGTCGTGGGCTCAGGACCAGGAGGCCCAATCCGAAGTATGGCCTAGTGGAGTGGTTGTTGGGGTAGTGGCGTGAGTGAGAAGGGTATTTGTACTGTgttgagggagaggagagggaaacAATGGAGATACTAAACCTAAAATCTTGCAATTCGCCTGAACCCAGTCCCAATTCTTCTGAACCAGCCTTAATTGGTCGTTCTTGTGACAATCTGGTGTTCACTGGACTGCTCTGCTCTTTTCAGCATGAACCAAACTGCATGAGTGGTTCGCTTCTCCAAACTGCATGATCCAATACAATCATCCAAGAATGCTAAGAAAAATATAAGCAATGACTCCGAATGACCATCGGTTTTAACAATTACTCCATTAGCGATCAGAAATCGTTCCGTCGCCCTAATCGAAACTGATAAGAAGATCTGACTTCAACATGCACACAAGAAACAGTACAATATTatgatacatatacatacattacATAAGTGGAGAGCGTTTTTGTAAAAGAAGTGAACTTATGACAAATCACAAGAAATAAGCAAACCCAGAAGCAGAAACATATAACTGATCCAAACCTGAGAAAACATGGAATTACTTCCATTTTTCATATAGTTTGTCGACCTTCTCcttatatatacatgtttattgATCTTGAGTCCTAAAGAAAGGTAAAAGCATGGAGGAAAGTTCCAGTGCATTACAAAGGCAAAAGGAAAAGTGAAGCTACAAGAGACTACCGTTCCTTGGTTTTTCTCAGCATCTTCCCatccccccacccccaccaccgCCTTACTTTTTATTCCACGAGCGTGGCGAAGCAACTCTCGGTCCGCGCGAGCGAGCTGCCGGCGCCGGCACCGGCACCCCCGGTGGCCACGGCCGCGACGGAGGCGTCGCGCCCCGGGCTGCTCGGCGTCGAGCGGGCcttcctcggcggcggcggcggtgtctGCGGCGATCCGAGCTTGCGGCGCAGGAGGAGCCGCAGGGCCGCGATGAGGTCGTCGGAGCTCCCGGTGGGCGACGGCGGGGCCGACGAGCGGCGGCAGACGCAGGCGTGCCGGTCGAGCGCCTCGGCGGGCGTGATGGGGGGGGACGCGCGGCCGAGCTCCTCGCCGACCGCGTCCCCACAGAGGCCGCAGATCCACCTCCCCTCGTACCGCGCGCGCACGCCGGCGATGTACGGCGCCGTGCACTCCTCCGTGAACCCACAGCACTCGcacgccacctcctcctcctcctccccaaccgCCTCCCTCTCCATGGCCTCCAGTCCCCGGATCACAGGCCACGCACCTCGCAACAGATCGGCGGTTCCTCCGCCTCGGCGGCCGCTGCCGCTACCCCAACAACGACGAGCGCCCGGTCGTGGCCGTGGGCGCCGCCTCCGCCTGCTGCCATCTACTCCTCCCCTCTTCGTGTGCAGCGCGTGAATGCGTGATTGGCGATGACGCCTTTTATCAGGGGACGCTGGGCGGGGCCCACGCGGGCGTGAATTATGGAGCGGGGCCCGCCCCGCCACGTAGGACGGGGGCGTAGGATGTGGGCCGGGTGGCCAACTGTCGCCAAGTGGGCGGCCCAGGTCGCTTGCTTGGTGTGCGCGTCTGCCTGCCACCGCGATGAAGTGCTAAACTTGCTGCCGCTGTTtcgtgctcgtgctcgtgccCCCGGGTTTGCTTGTTCGAGGAACTCACCGATGCGCGTGGAGCGATCGGTCAagacagagtttttttttatttaattttttatagatTGATTCTCTAATAAAATTGATTCTCACGAGCGCGTGACTCACCGATAAgatgccaaatttttttttaaaagatcaCGGATAAAGAGATCCGgtgctaaaaaaaattgattcttTAGTGATTATTTAGTATAAATTTTACGAAAAAAGTAAttctacataaaaaataaatatagaaagtatattaggagatttttttttaatttctagcctctagtttattttaaagaattactactataaattttatttaaaaatttaaaactattatttaacAGAACTCTCCTAATTTCACTCGACGAACTTAAAGAGTTCTACACAACAAGCCCCTATTCAAATTATCGCTCTACATCCACGCCCATATCTAAAATCACGGCGTATAGTTGCAAGTTCTCCCGAGTACGGCACTGTGGTGTACTGCTGTATTTTAGAGGAACCAATAGAGCCTtgacaaatttattttttaaaacaaagtaGGCTCTTGTTAATCACGTCttgtaaataaaaaaagtaTGGGTTCGCTTGGTGATCGATTCGATGTCAGCAGTTCTCGTGAAACACATACAGACGAATAAAGAAACGGGCAAAGAAAGCGAGGTCCTCGTTCATCTTGTTCACAGACTGAAGTCACTGAACTGGACGAGAAAATTAAACACACGGCAGCGGTTGCTTGCAAGGAAGAAGCTGACGTCGCTCACACCGCATTGACTTTTGTGAGCTGTGAGTTCCCATCCTAGGGCAATTTCACCCGTGCAACACGTACACAGCAGCAGCAATAAACAAGCCTGCCGTTGCATCGGCACGAGCAACACGTACGAAAAGAACGGGTTAAAAATTAAAGCGCCGGAACGTGCGGACTCGGACAACGGGCTGCCGGGACATAAACAAACGGAGACGGCCAGCGTGGGGAAGTTCTCGGCGGCCGGCGGCAGGCCACGCCACGCATTGCGCGCGTACGCTGCAACTGGGCGGTGGCGTCGCACGGATGACGACGGCCCGCCGAGGCGACGGCTCCGCGCCAGCGCGCGCGCGGGGGGGGCGCGGCTTGCTGCTGTGTGGCCGCgcggcgtggcgtggcgtggtgCCCCGTCCGCGTCGGCGCAGCTAGCCGACCACGCGGAGTGGGGTTGGAAATGCGGTGCAAAGGTCGGCGCGCGCCGGCCGCTCTAGCCACGGAGGGCGGCACGAGTAGGATCTTCGTTGGGTTTGGCCTGATGACATGCCACGGAATCCAAATacattctgttttttttttacaagtaCCTGTCGGTATTAAACAGTAAGGAAAATATACATCGATAGATATAGATGCACATACGGGACAACCGTCCATACCAACTTACATAGAGGactaaaatgaaagaaaattacaaataggtccttaGAGACCTCTGTGTGTGCCGAAAACACCACCCATTGCAAAATTGTGCCAACACTAAGGAAATAGccggaggaagaagacgacaacATAAGCCACACCCGGATCAGAAACAGAACCATCGCACAAAAGCTTTGAAGGGAGCCACAACAACATCCCGTCTCTGGAAACGGAATCGGAAAAAACTTACTCAACCATCGATCGAGAACATGCCACATGCTTACTTGATCCTAAAACTGCCCACGCCACCGAAAGACAGCACGGAAGAAGGGCAGCTACCACTTGTCAAGAGTAAATCTCTGACAATAATTCCGGAGTATGCTGAACAATAAGTGTGTGATCGACGTTCCAGATGTGCCTATGAAATATGTGTGTTCATTGATAAGGACACTAGAGTTATCCAAATTCAGACCTCTCATGAGAAAATAGTCCTACATCTTGTGTATTCTTCTCCATCCTCCTCTTTTCACAGAAGACATCCCCTTTATATTCCAGGGGATAAGTCTTACAAGTGGACCCAACCAACAAACCCATATATGTCCTAATAAACGATATAAGCAATCATTATAAGCCTACATTCGTTGTGCTTGCCCTGGATTCCTGCGATGGCTATCCCGTCCATCGGTCGCACCCCCGTTTGTCGCGCCTGAAGCGCTCGGCTTGCCCTGTCCTACCGCAAGCTTCTCACGCGCGCCTATTGCGTCCCTTATCACGTCTACGCGCTCGTCCTACAACAATTAATATCTGCGGGACGAGATAAGATAACTCTACGCCGATCATATCATCTCAGCCGGAGTAGACTGCatatggaaaaaaaatggtGTAAGTGGCGGCATTAATGAGATTTGACTAGCCTAGACGAGTAATTGTTCCGCGACCAGCGGGGAACCCTACGGAGGCCCTGATCGTGATCGCGCTGGCGTCAACTGATCGCGCGGGGGTCATAGGTCAAAAATCGAAAGTGGGTATCGCCCATAGCTGACCATTGTGGGTCTTTCTGGTGAGAAAcacctatattctttacatcgacaccACTCCTCTCACTTTGCCCCATGCCGCCACTAGCACTACTAGACCAAGCAAAAGCGTTGGACGACACCAAATTCTTGTACAAGAGCCACAAAGATCCGAAGCACCAGATCTGAAGAATTTCACCCTCACCGATCCCTCATCGGCGCTAGAGTGAACGCCGCTGAGGCGGGACAAGGGCCGGAGGGACTCATTCCAGGCCaacgccgccaccaccatctcaCCCTTGCCGTCAAGAACACATACCCTTGACAAACTAGGATCTAAACCGCTCGGCCGGACGGAGAACCGTTGTCCCCCCTTCCTCCTGAGCCCACAGCAGCCATCGGAGGCAATGAAAACCAACGGTCTCGCCGGCGGAAACCCACCTCGTAGTCGCCTCGGGAGCGGGTTTTCGCCGTGCAGACTTTTCCTCAACTCTCTCTTGTGCACCGCTCTCCCCTGCCACCCTTCCGCCCTCGCGCGCGCCGCCCGGTCCGGCGCACGCTCGCTCGGTCACGCCAATTAGTAGACGAAGTGAAGGGTGTTGAGTCCAAAAACATTCTACCCAAATGCTATTGACAGCTTTGCAGCTTCGGCCTTTGGATCAGGCTGGGAGTATGGGACTGGGATAGGTACGGACGTAAATCGATTTATGCATCCACTAACtcaatttaattaactaattgATGAGCTGTGAAGTGATCCGTATATCCATTTTAATTTAACTTAATTAACTAACTTAGAGTGATCCGTGCTCCATACCCATCCCTATACTAGGAAACCGAACGCCTTGGATCAGGCTGCACCACGAGTGACGAAGCGTGTTCTCGCATCGACAAGAATACGGTTCTCGACTTTTCTCTGCTCACCTGAGCTACGGTGGTCGTCTTCTGGCTTGCATTTGCATACCCCACATGTCGTGTTGATTGATGTGATTTCTCTCTAGAATAACAATGACAGTATGACATGCGGCTTCACGGTACCCAGGCAACGAGGCCTGTCGTTGTGGCCTTGTGGGACGATGGTGGTGGGTGTGGAAAATGTCCTCCCTCCTTCAAAAAATAGTAGACGTACTTTCTGTTTGGTTTTAGAAGTTAGATTTTGATCAagattttattataaaatatatattttatagctataaaatctatatagtgtgaaatttaATTATAAACTTAATTGTACAATTTTTAttcactaaatatttttataatttaattaatgcTAATCAAAgtacataaaatttgattttttttaatatgtctACTATTTTTGAATGGATAGAGTAACTTTTAAAACATATGAACCACATAAGGCCAAATAAAGGGGTGAAAAGTAAAAATAGAAAGCGGATTTAAATTTCTTAAATTTATACTCCTATATAATTCAAATAGTTATAGTAGATTTGGACGATCTTCACCGTCCAACTGAATTGATCAAACGGTCACTGTACAAACTTAGACCCTATTTCtcattcaaaaatatatttaatcttttattatttatcttctatacctAGACATCAAATATTTACCTTCTATACATTCAATTCATATTATATAAAACACGAATTGGTTTACACGTCATCTCTTCCCCTACTCTACTCCCATAtaataaaaaatcttaaaatttaaataatttatccacttttGCCATCCACCCTCGTTCTCTAAGTCTCCCCCGCCTTAGGATATGAGATccgttttactaatgaaaataataaagaaattatgagaaaaattattgaaTAATCTCATTCTCCTTTTTTAATCACATCTGAAATCAAAATACGGCATCACTTTCGATATATTCGTTCAGCGGTGCTCCCATAGTGCATCCACATCTCCATATTGTGTTTGTTGTTAACACgcttattatttatatttttattgtaacacACAGATACTTAGCTATTCTTTTATTATTTGTCTCAAAGTACTAGATTTATTTTACATGTGTAACACGTGTGTAGTTCCCAATGTGTCTCAAAGTACGCAGTACAGAACAAATACTAGCTCACACGTTTGAGTCGTAGCAGAGGGTCAATTACGCTAGAACAGAAAGCAACACTTTTGctggctcttttttttttttgcatgtaaCACTTTTGCTGGCTTCAGTAGCGACGAATTCAGCTATGTCCGGTGTTCAAGATGATGGACAGGGATCACCGCTCAAGAGGGACACATATCTCACGTGACTTGACAACTTGGAGTCTTCAGTCTCGGGCCAGTCCTTTCGTTGCTTGCGAATCCGGCAAAAACTGAAATCTCAGCACCGACGAACTTGggccactctccttttgttgccTGCGATTCTGGTTGAGGCCGAAATCTCCACCGCGAAAATGCAAGCGCACACCTGTTACACAGGTACATTGGTGGTCATGGCGCCTGGcatcttcgccgccgccgccgtgctggcCGTGATGACGTCGCTCGCGGTGCACGTAGCGCTCAGTTGCCCCGTAGAGTCGGTCCCGCCGCCGACTCCTCGGTACCCACCCAACAACCTCCTCCAGGTTAACGAACAATCCTGTGGATTGAAGACCGGTTTTCCTCGTCTATCCATGCATTCCTGCCCGTTTCAAGCATGTATCTACTTGACATGCGCTGCTTTGCATGCGGGAACTGCACACGCAGAGGCTGGAGAAGCTGGGGGAAGGGGCGCTGGACGCGCCGGATGATGTGTACGTGGACGCGGCCGCGGGCAGGGCGCTGTTGTACTGTTGTACACGGCGACGAGGGACGGGTGGCTGCAGAGGATGCACCCCAACAACGGGTCGTGGGAGCGGTGGCGGTTCGTCGGCGGCACGGGGCTGCTCgggatcgcgccgtctgccgacGGCACCATGCTCGTCTGAGACGCGGACAAGGCATGTGCACGGAAGTCCATCAGGCTCTTTCGTCCAAATCAGAGTTCGGGACACGCACACTCCGTTAGGCTTTCATGCACGTACATGATCTGGTACTCTATCTGCAGTTATCTACTGCTCCTATGATATGCATAGGTAGTTATGCTAGTCAACCATTTTCTGCTTCAAAAAGATGAGAAGTAGGTTGTAAGTCAGGCGAGAGAACAACTCTGCGTGTTCTTATACCATGAAACACCGATCAAAAGGTACCCTGTTCAATGGAAAGGCTCCATGATCAGGTTCGCGGACGCGGCGGTCGAAGCCTCCGACGGCACGGTCTACTTCAGCGACGCCAGCACCAGTTCGGCTTCGACAGGTGGATCCTCGACTTCATCGAGTCCCGCCCCACCGGCCGCCTCCTCAGGTACGACCCGCGCACCGGCGAGACGTCCGTCGTGCTCGGAAGCCTCGGCTTCGCCAACGGCGTCGCCCTGCCGCGGGACGAGACCTTCGTGGTGGTCTGCGAGTCGACAGGGTGACTGAACGTTTACTCTGTCTCCCTCCGGCACTTCATTCGAATCAAGCAGGTGATATGGAGAAGCAACCGTGAAAAATGCAGGTTCAGTTGCATGAAAGTCTGGCtgaagggggagaaggctggcCAGGCCGAGACGTTCATCGACAACCTTCCGGGGGGTCCAGACAATGAGACAACATTCGTCTCAGTTCAGACGGTTCCTTCTGGATTGCCCTTATCCAGGTCAGCCTTTCTGCCACTGGCTCCGCGTTGACGTATGGATGAAAAAACATCAGTTCACAGGTTTCCAGTGCTCAAAATGCAGCTGAGGTCGCCATGGCCCGACTTGATCACCCGCTGGACCTTGACGAAGAGGGTTGTCGCTTCGTTCCCTGCGCTCCTCGCGTGGACAAAGGCAACTGCGAAGGTAGCAATGGTGGCTCAGGTGTCGGAAGATGGTAAGATCATCCGGGTGCTCGACGACTCCGAACGGAAGGTGATCAACTTCATCACCTCGGTCACAGAATTCAATGTAGACATCTTCCTCGGAAGCCTCGCGACGGACTTCATAGGGAACTTATCTCTGGCACAGGTGACACAGGTGCATGATGCAGTTTCTTCGTAGACATTTGTGAGGTCTCGTCATCGGTTTATATCGGAATAAACTAGGGAACATTTCACTCTTTTGCGTTGTCATACACAGCAACGCCTCTGAAGTACAGTTATCAGCTACCAGTTACGATTTCACGAGTTGTAAAGATTCAGTAAGAAAGGTGGTAGAGCGAACTGTTCTGTTCGGTCTTCAGCTCTGCTTCAGCGTGGTAATGGCTTTCAGGTGCTCCTCGATTTCAGCTTCTGTCAGCAGTCTGAAAATTGGATCATCGTTCCTGACGACTCCCACCTGGAACGGTTGGTTACTATGGTGGTGCACG from Phragmites australis chromosome 14, lpPhrAust1.1, whole genome shotgun sequence includes these protein-coding regions:
- the LOC133891093 gene encoding uncharacterized protein LOC133891093 is translated as MEREAVGEEEEEVACECCGFTEECTAPYIAGVRARYEGRWICGLCGDAVGEELGRASPPITPAEALDRHACVCRRSSAPPSPTGSSDDLIAALRLLLRRKLGSPQTPPPPPRKARSTPSSPGRDASVAAVATGGAGAGAGSSLARTESCFATLVE